The following are from one region of the Melospiza melodia melodia isolate bMelMel2 chromosome 16, bMelMel2.pri, whole genome shotgun sequence genome:
- the XIAP gene encoding E3 ubiquitin-protein ligase XIAP isoform X1 encodes MTCNVPPSSGASADTDGAQDWTQERERRGTFVGFPQDCPVSVLALAQAGFVYTGEGDKVKCFSCHTTVEGWVPGDSAVERHKQLAPNCKFITESAFLESGMDPDTQNYQNGTENGTSNSALPCALDDPDVEADYLLRTRQVVDMSDTLYPKNPAMCSEETRLKSFHNWPLNGQLTPQELANAGFYYTGVGDQVACFCCGGKLKNWEPGDRAWSEHKRHFPKCLFVLGRDVGNVSSESVPSELGVSGLNNAQYPRNPSMAKYGKRLQTFLSWIYPVDKEQLAEAGFYSIGKGDHVVCFHCGGGLQEWKENEDPWDQHAKWFPGCRFVRNEKGIEFINNVHLKDGCTDSTTEAAEGTIIPKDGLLQNPLVQSAIAMGFSLSEIRNTMEKRLQMTGESHTSVEDLVADLSAHKENTRDEEPNEIPVEQDELIQLQNLYLSTEEKLRRLQEEKLCKICMAKDVSVVFIPCGHLVACKECAQFLNECPLCRKDIMKIQEVFLY; translated from the exons ATGACGTGCAATGTCCCCCCGAGCTCGGGAGCCTCTGCGGACACCGACGGGGCCCAGGACTGGACGCAGGAACGGGAGCGACGGGGAACTTTTGTGGGATTCCCACAGGACTGTCCTGTTTCTGTGCTGGCTCTAGCCCAGGCTGGCTTTGTTTATACTGGAGAAGGTGACAAAGTGAAGTGCTTCAGTTGCCATACTACCGTTGAAGGATGGGTGCCTGGGGATTCTGCAGTTGAGAGACACAAACAGCTTGCCCCCAACTGCAAGTTTATTACTGAATCTGCTTTTCTGGAAAGTGGCATGGATCCTGATACCCAGAACTACCAGAATGGAACTGAAAATGGTACCAGCAATTCAGCCCTCCCATGTGCTCTGGATGACCCTGACGTGGAGGCAGATTACCTTTTGAGAACTAGGCAGGTTGTGGATATGTCAGATACTTTGTATCCTAAAAACCCTGCAATGTGCAGTGAAGAAACGAGATTAAAGTCTTTTCATAACTGGCCCCTCAATGGCCAGTTGACACCACAGGAATTAGCTAATGCTGGATTTTATTACACAGGTGTTGGTGACCAAGTGGCATGTTTTTGTTGTGGTGGCAAATTGAAGAACTGGGAACCCGGTGACAGAGCTTGGTCAGAACACAAGAGGCATTTTCCCAAATGCCTTTTTGTCCTGGGCCGGGATGTAGGAAATGTTTCAAGTGAATCTGTTCCTTCTGAGCTTGGTGTAAGTGGTCTGAACAATGCACAGTACCCAAGGAATCCCTCTATGGCAAAATATGGAAAACGTTTACAAACGTTTTTATCTTGGATATATCCTGTTGACAAGGAGCAACTTGCTGAAGCTGGGTTCTATAGCATAG GTAAGGGTGATCATGTTGTGTGTTTCCACTGTGGTGGAGGATTGCAAGAATGGAAGGAAAATGAGGACCCTTGGGATCAACATGCCAAATGGTTTCCTGG GTGCAGATTTGTGAGGAATGAAAAGGGGATAGAATTTATAAATAACGTTCACTTAAAAGATGGGTGTACAGATTCAACA ACAGAAGCTGCTGAAGGGACAATAATTCCTAAAG ATGGTCTCTTACAGAATCCTTTGGTACAAAGTGCCATAGCCATGGGTTTCAGTTTGTCTGAGATTAGGAACACCATGGAAAAGAGATTGCAGATGACTGGAGAAAGTCACACATCTGTTGAGGATCTGGTAGCAGACTTAAGTGCTCATAAAGAAAATACAAGGGATGAAGAACCAAATGAAATCCCAGTTGAGCAAGATGAGCTTATTCAGTTACAAAACCTCT ACCTCAGTACTGAAGAGAAGTTAAGacgtttgcaggaagaaaagctcTGTAAAATCTGTATGGCTAAGGATGTGTCTGTTGTCTTCATTCCCTGTGGTCACCTGGTTGCCTGTAAGGAATGTGCTCAATTTCTTAATGAATGCCCTCTGTGTCGTAAAGATATTATGAAAATACAGGAAGTTTTTTTGTATTAG
- the XIAP gene encoding E3 ubiquitin-protein ligase XIAP isoform X2, with protein MTCNVPPSSGASADTDGAQDWTQERERRGTFVGFPQDCPVSVLALAQAGFVYTGEGDKVKCFSCHTTVEGWVPGDSAVERHKQLAPNCKFITESAFLESGMDPDTQNYQNGTENGTSNSALPCALDDPDVEADYLLRTRQVVDMSDTLYPKNPAMCSEETRLKSFHNWPLNGQLTPQELANAGFYYTGVGDQVACFCCGGKLKNWEPGDRAWSEHKRHFPKCLFVLGRDVGNVSSESVPSELGVSGLNNAQYPRNPSMAKYGKRLQTFLSWIYPVDKEQLAEAGFYSIGKGDHVVCFHCGGGLQEWKENEDPWDQHAKWFPGCRFVRNEKGIEFINNVHLKDGCTDSTTEAAEGTIIPKDLSTEEKLRRLQEEKLCKICMAKDVSVVFIPCGHLVACKECAQFLNECPLCRKDIMKIQEVFLY; from the exons ATGACGTGCAATGTCCCCCCGAGCTCGGGAGCCTCTGCGGACACCGACGGGGCCCAGGACTGGACGCAGGAACGGGAGCGACGGGGAACTTTTGTGGGATTCCCACAGGACTGTCCTGTTTCTGTGCTGGCTCTAGCCCAGGCTGGCTTTGTTTATACTGGAGAAGGTGACAAAGTGAAGTGCTTCAGTTGCCATACTACCGTTGAAGGATGGGTGCCTGGGGATTCTGCAGTTGAGAGACACAAACAGCTTGCCCCCAACTGCAAGTTTATTACTGAATCTGCTTTTCTGGAAAGTGGCATGGATCCTGATACCCAGAACTACCAGAATGGAACTGAAAATGGTACCAGCAATTCAGCCCTCCCATGTGCTCTGGATGACCCTGACGTGGAGGCAGATTACCTTTTGAGAACTAGGCAGGTTGTGGATATGTCAGATACTTTGTATCCTAAAAACCCTGCAATGTGCAGTGAAGAAACGAGATTAAAGTCTTTTCATAACTGGCCCCTCAATGGCCAGTTGACACCACAGGAATTAGCTAATGCTGGATTTTATTACACAGGTGTTGGTGACCAAGTGGCATGTTTTTGTTGTGGTGGCAAATTGAAGAACTGGGAACCCGGTGACAGAGCTTGGTCAGAACACAAGAGGCATTTTCCCAAATGCCTTTTTGTCCTGGGCCGGGATGTAGGAAATGTTTCAAGTGAATCTGTTCCTTCTGAGCTTGGTGTAAGTGGTCTGAACAATGCACAGTACCCAAGGAATCCCTCTATGGCAAAATATGGAAAACGTTTACAAACGTTTTTATCTTGGATATATCCTGTTGACAAGGAGCAACTTGCTGAAGCTGGGTTCTATAGCATAG GTAAGGGTGATCATGTTGTGTGTTTCCACTGTGGTGGAGGATTGCAAGAATGGAAGGAAAATGAGGACCCTTGGGATCAACATGCCAAATGGTTTCCTGG GTGCAGATTTGTGAGGAATGAAAAGGGGATAGAATTTATAAATAACGTTCACTTAAAAGATGGGTGTACAGATTCAACA ACAGAAGCTGCTGAAGGGACAATAATTCCTAAAG ACCTCAGTACTGAAGAGAAGTTAAGacgtttgcaggaagaaaagctcTGTAAAATCTGTATGGCTAAGGATGTGTCTGTTGTCTTCATTCCCTGTGGTCACCTGGTTGCCTGTAAGGAATGTGCTCAATTTCTTAATGAATGCCCTCTGTGTCGTAAAGATATTATGAAAATACAGGAAGTTTTTTTGTATTAG